The Kribbella shirazensis genomic interval GTGGTCGACCAGAGCGCAGTAGCTGAGGCGTTGCGGTCATGAGCTGGATCGGCGACAACCTAGGGCTCATCTGGGAGCAGCTGCGTGAGCACCTTTACCTGGCGATCCTTCCGGTGATCCTCGGGCTGCTCATCTCCGTGCCGTTGGGGTACGTCGCGACGCGCTACTCCTGGCTGGCGAATCCGCTGATCGCCTTCGGCGGCATCCTGTACTCGCTGCCGTCGATCGCACTGTTCATCGTGCTGCCGGCGATCCTCGGGACCAAGGTGCTGTCCACGGTCAACATCGTCGTCGCGCTGACCATCTATACCGTCTCCCTGCTGATCCGGAACGTGATCGACGGACTCCGCTCCGTGCCACCCGACGTCCGGCAGTCCGCGGTCGCGGTCGGGTACGGCGCGGTGCACCGGCTGATCGCAGTGGACCTGCCGATCGCCGTACCCGTCATCTTCACCGGACTGCGCGTGGTCACCGTCGCGAACATCTCCATGGTGAGCGTCGGCGCGGTGATCGGGATCGGCGGACTGGGAGAGCTGTTCACGCTCGGTTTCCAGAAGGACTTCCTCACGCCGGTCGTGGTGGGCGTGGTGCTGTCGCTGGGCCTGGCCCTGCTCGCGGACCTCGTGCTGGTGACGTTGCAGCGGGTTCTGACTCCTTGGGCTCGCGTCGCGACGCCCGTGGTGGAGGTGGCATGACATGTGGGAGTACCTGACCGACCCCTTCAACTGGTCCGGCACCGAGGGCATCTGGGCGCGGATCCTGCAGCACCTCTGGTACACGTTCGCCGCGCTCGCCCTCTCCCTGCTGATCGCGCTGCCGATCGGATTGCGGATCGGGCACACCCGGCGGGGCGCGTTCCTGGCGATCAACACCGGCAACGCGGCACGGGCTCTGCCCAGCCTCGGTCTGCTGATGCTCGCGGTGCTGCTGACCGACCAGATCGGCTTCCTGCCGGTGCTGATCGCGCTGGTCGCGCTGGGCGTGCCGCCGATCCTCGCCTCGACGTACGCCGGCCTGTCAGGTGTCGATCCGGCGACGATCGACGCCGCGCGGGGGATGGGGATGACGGGTCGCGAGATCCTGACCAAGGTGGAGATCCCGATCGGGATGCCGCTGATCATCTCCGGCGTCCGCAGTGCGACCCTGCAGATCGTCTCGACCGCGACGATCGCGGCCCTGGTGTCGCTCGGCGGCCTGGGACGGTACGTGATCGACGGACTGAAGCTGCGTGACTTCCCGCAGATGTTCACCGGCGCGCTGCTGGTGGCGCTGATGGCGCTGCTGCTCGACGCGCTGTTCGCACTGATCGGGCGGATCACGGTCTCGCCGGGATTGAAGATCGGGTGAACTGTCCGACGTACCTGATGAACTTGAGAGACATCCATCGGCACCGGCCGGTGGCTGAACGAGAACACTGGAGGCTCTCGTGTTGAGATCCACACTCATCCGTACTGCGATCGCCGGAGTGGCGGTGCTCGGCCTGGCCGGTTGTGGGGGTGGGGGCGACCAGCTCGGCAGCGACAACGCGGGGTCCTCGCCCGCGCCGTCCAAGGTGACCAGCATCACCGTCGGGTCCGCCGACTTCTCCGAGAGTCAGCTGCTGGCGGAGATCTACGGCCAGGCGCTGGCCGCCAAGGGCATCGAGGTGAAGAAGAAGCCGAACATCGGCAACCGCGAGACCTACATGGCCGCGATCAAGGACGGCTCCGTGGACCTTCTGCCGGAGTACACCGGCGCCGCGCTGCACTACTTCAAGAAGGACTCCACCGAGACCGAGGAGCAGGCGACGTACGACGCGCTGAAGAGCTCGCTGCCGTCGGGCCTGGAGGTGCTGGAGAAGTCGCCGGCCGCCGACGAGGACACGATCGTGGTGACCAAGGCGACCGCGGACAAGTACAACCTGAAGTCGCTCGCGGACCTGAAGCCGGTCGCCAAGGACATGGCCGCGGGCGGCAGTTCCGAGTTCAAGGTTCGCGACGCGGGGCTGAAGGGCCTCAAGGAGAAGTACGGCGTCGAGTTCGGCAAGGAGTACAAGACGCTGGACGCCGGTGGTCCGCTGAGTCTGAAGGCGCTGCTGGACAACCAGATCCAGGTGTCGAACTTCTTCACCACCCAGGCGCTGATCAAGGACAACAACCTGGTCATGCTGGAGGACCCGGAGAACATCCTCCCGCCGAACAACGTCGTCCCGTTGATCCGGACCGACCACAAGTCCGACGACGTCGTCTCGGTGCTGAACGCGGTCTCGGCGAAGCTGACCACGGAAGGGCTGACCGAACTGGTCAAGCGGATCGACGTCGGCAAGGAGAGCGCGGACGTGGTCGCCAAGGACTGGCTGTCGAAGAACCCGCTGGCCTGAGCCTTGAGTTTCGAATCCCTGTGGGCCGATCAGTCCGCCATCGGCCGTGACCCCGACACCGGCGGCTACACCCGCGGCGGCTGGACCCCCACCGAACGCGAGGCGACGCACTGGTTCCTCGACCAGTGCGCCACCCGCGGCCTGACCGTCGAATCCGACGGCATAGGCAACCTCATCGCCTGGTGGGGAGATGCGGAGGGTCCTGGTGTGGTCACCGGGAGTCATCTGGACTCGGTGATTGATGGTGGGGCGTTTGACGGGCCGTTGGGCGTGGTGTCTGCCTTGGCGGCTGTGGACGCCTTGCGGGCCGAGGGTTTTGTGCCGTCGGTGCCGATCGGGATCGGGGCGTTCGTAGAGGAAGAAGGGTCGCGGTTCGGGATGCCCTGTCTGGGGTCCCGGGTCGCGGCCGGGGTGTTGCCCGCGGAGAAGGCTCTGCAGTTGAAGGACCGGTCCGGCGTCGGGCTCGGCGAGGCCTTGGAGAAGGCCGGGCTCGACCCGGCGGGGGTCGGGCCGTCGCCGCTCCTGCAGCGGATGGGGACGTTCGTCGAGTTGCATGTGGAGCAAGGTCGCGGCCTGACCGCTCCGGTCGGTGTGGCGAGCTCGATCTGGCCGCACGGGCGGTACCGGTTCACGTTCAACGGCGAGGCGAACCACGCGGGTACGACGCTGATGGAGGACCGGCACGACCCGATGCTGACCTACGCGATGACCGCGCTGGCCGCCAACAAGCAGGCCCGGCTGGCCGGTGCCCGCGCGACGTTCGGCCGGTTGTCGGTGGAGCCCAACGGGACGAACGCCGTACCGTCCCGCGTCACCGCCTGGCTCGATGCCCGTGCCGCGGACACCGCCACCCTCGAATCGTTGCTTGCAGCAATCACCAAGCAGGCCACAGAACGCGCGGAGCGCGACGGTACGGCGCTCGAGGTGACGCCGGAGTCCGTCTCGCCGGTCGTCGACTTCCCGGCAGGTCTCCGCGATCGTCTGGTGAACGTGCTCGACGGCGCCCCGGTGCTGCCGACCGGCGCCGGGCACGACGCGGGCGTGTTCTCCGCCGCCGGCATCCCGACCGCGATGCTGTTCGTCCGCAACCCGACCGGCGTCTCGCATTCGCCGGCCGAGTACGCCGAGATCGACGACTGTCTCGCCGGTGTCGACGCGTTGGCCGCCGTACTCAAGGATCTCGCGAAGTGACGTCGTACTGGTGCGAGACCGCTGTCCTCCCGGGCGGTCTCTTCGACAGAGTCCTGGTGTCGGTTGCCGACGGACGCTTCAGCTCCGTGGAGACCGGCGTCGACCCCGGCGACGCCGAGGTTTTGAGCGGCCTGGTGATTCCCGGGCTCGCGAACTGTCACAGTCACGCTTTCCACCGGGCGCTCCGCGGCCGCACGCAGACCGAGCGCGGCACGTTCTGGACCTGGC includes:
- a CDS encoding ABC transporter permease, whose translation is MSWIGDNLGLIWEQLREHLYLAILPVILGLLISVPLGYVATRYSWLANPLIAFGGILYSLPSIALFIVLPAILGTKVLSTVNIVVALTIYTVSLLIRNVIDGLRSVPPDVRQSAVAVGYGAVHRLIAVDLPIAVPVIFTGLRVVTVANISMVSVGAVIGIGGLGELFTLGFQKDFLTPVVVGVVLSLGLALLADLVLVTLQRVLTPWARVATPVVEVA
- a CDS encoding ABC transporter permease, with the translated sequence MWEYLTDPFNWSGTEGIWARILQHLWYTFAALALSLLIALPIGLRIGHTRRGAFLAINTGNAARALPSLGLLMLAVLLTDQIGFLPVLIALVALGVPPILASTYAGLSGVDPATIDAARGMGMTGREILTKVEIPIGMPLIISGVRSATLQIVSTATIAALVSLGGLGRYVIDGLKLRDFPQMFTGALLVALMALLLDALFALIGRITVSPGLKIG
- a CDS encoding glycine betaine ABC transporter substrate-binding protein; protein product: MLRSTLIRTAIAGVAVLGLAGCGGGGDQLGSDNAGSSPAPSKVTSITVGSADFSESQLLAEIYGQALAAKGIEVKKKPNIGNRETYMAAIKDGSVDLLPEYTGAALHYFKKDSTETEEQATYDALKSSLPSGLEVLEKSPAADEDTIVVTKATADKYNLKSLADLKPVAKDMAAGGSSEFKVRDAGLKGLKEKYGVEFGKEYKTLDAGGPLSLKALLDNQIQVSNFFTTQALIKDNNLVMLEDPENILPPNNVVPLIRTDHKSDDVVSVLNAVSAKLTTEGLTELVKRIDVGKESADVVAKDWLSKNPLA
- a CDS encoding allantoate amidohydrolase, with product MSFESLWADQSAIGRDPDTGGYTRGGWTPTEREATHWFLDQCATRGLTVESDGIGNLIAWWGDAEGPGVVTGSHLDSVIDGGAFDGPLGVVSALAAVDALRAEGFVPSVPIGIGAFVEEEGSRFGMPCLGSRVAAGVLPAEKALQLKDRSGVGLGEALEKAGLDPAGVGPSPLLQRMGTFVELHVEQGRGLTAPVGVASSIWPHGRYRFTFNGEANHAGTTLMEDRHDPMLTYAMTALAANKQARLAGARATFGRLSVEPNGTNAVPSRVTAWLDARAADTATLESLLAAITKQATERAERDGTALEVTPESVSPVVDFPAGLRDRLVNVLDGAPVLPTGAGHDAGVFSAAGIPTAMLFVRNPTGVSHSPAEYAEIDDCLAGVDALAAVLKDLAK